agaaaactgaggatggatcattgttgttactccacaatactaatctaaattacagagtgaaaagaagaaagcctttacagaataaaactattccaaaacatgcatcctgtttacaataaggcactaaagtaaaactgcaaagaaatggggcaaagaaattaactttatgtcctgaatacaaagcgttatgtttggggcaaatccaacacaacactgagaaccacttcatattttcaagcatgatggtggctgcatcatgttattggtatgcttgtcattggcaaggactagggagttttttttaggataaaaagaaactgaatagagctaagcacaggcaaaatcctagaggaaaacctggttcagtctgctttccaatagacactgggagacaaattcacctttaagcaggacaataacctaaaacacaaggccaattatttgttactttaatTTCTTACTTTTttagggtattctttcttaaaactgcattgttggttaacctctacgggatcggtgtcccgtatacgagatggttgagctaacgtgtgctaatgtgattagcatgaccgTTGTAAGTAACagaaaactttccaggacatagacatgtcttatatgggcagaaagcttaaattcttgttaatctaactgcgctgtccaatttacagtagctattacagtgaaaaagaccatgctattatttgaggagtgcacaacaacagaaaacgtatcacggcaactggtttgatacattcacctctgaaggtaaataatgtacttacattcagtaatcttgttctgatttgtcatcctaaggctccaagagataaaatgtagcattgttttgtttgataaaatcaatttttgtattaaaatgtaggaactgggttttacagtttgaacccctgctgtctctggctccacacccaccccgcaaggccatctagatgtgtgaaagttagtgtataagctaatgatccatcatgtatgacattcctgggagtgtgtaaacttacattttgtattaccatatcatttttgtatgttctctatagttatgtacttgaaaatatatcaattgaccaattcggcacatttgggcagacttgataaaaaatagtccagtattgcaatgcttcactggatcaatctgaaactttgcacacacacttctgcaatctagtggccaaaatctaaattgcgcctaaactgcaatattgtattgtggcctttctcttgcatttcaaagatgatggaacaaaaaacaaaaattgaaaacgcatgtttttttgtttgtattatcttttaccagatctaatgtgttatattctcctacattaatttcacatttccacaaacttcaaattgtttcctttcaaatggtatcaagaatatgcatatccttgcttcaggtgctgagctacaggcagttagatttgggtatgtaattttaggcgaaaattgaaaaaaagtgtccaatccttaagaggccttaagggcttgtaagtaagcatttcactgtaaggtctacacctgttctatttggcgcatgtgacaaatacaattagattttttggattttatttgaaatccttctttaaccggtctcctccccttcatctacactgattgaagtggatttaacatgatctcaataagggatcatagctttcacctggattcacctggtcagtctcatggaaagagcaggtgtccttaatgttttgtatactcaatgTATATTTTGATAGACCAAAGTATCAGCTATCACACCATGTAAAGGGACAAACCTCataattcctgcagtcagcatgccaattgcacggtccctaaaaacttgacacatctgtggcattgtgttgtgtgacaaaactgcacattttaagagtggccttttattgccacacctgttaggtggatggattatcttggcaaaggagaaatgctcactaacagggatgtaaactaatttgtgcacacaatttgagagaaataagctttttgtgcgtctgGTAATTTCTTGgatcttatatttcagctcatgaaacatgggaccaacactttacatgttgcgtttatattgttgttTAGTATAGAAATCATTGATAGTGCCTGCCATGCCATCACTGAAATTGTAAAGGGTAAAAAAATTACAGAactgtttcttttttgtgaatGGAGGTCAAATTGAAGCCAAGCCTACTGCATTTTTGGCAATCTGGACCCTATTGAGTATTGTTGCAATCTTTGCAATAATGTTTGTCTCCTAAACAATTACTTTTAAAATGCTTTCAGCACAGATTGAATGAGAATGGAGGCCGTTTGCACAGTGCTTCTCCTCATTACCCTGACCAAAACATGTTGTGCAATAGATGTCAATGAATTTGCTCCTGCAGCTGGTTGTAAAGCTTTTCAAAGACCTTGTTATGGCTCTGTTTTTGAAGATAAATATTGGCTCATATGTGCTAATCGTTTGCATTAAAATAATAGATTACTGCCCCTCATTGTGGTTTGCCCTTTTAAACAAAGTAGAATACAATTTATTTATCCATCCAATATATCAGGGTGGAGACAACTACAGTATATTCAGGCCATTTTACATTATCAAGAGTGGACTGTAAAGTATAGAGATTTTATGGTTGCtatagacaaacagaaaacaaagTGGTTTGCAGATGGCTCAGATGTACTGCTTGCTTATCATTAAACAATGATCATTATTTTCATGCCAGACACAGGTGGAATGTCCATCAAGACAGTCAACCCAGGAAACActatatatataggcctaaagtcCCTCCATTCTCTACTCATAATAGTGGTGATATTTCACAGGAAGGATTTAAAATGGAGCCAATCCAGTGGCTGTGTGAGCAGCATCCATTACTGACGTACCAATGTTTTTCCGTTCCCTTTGCTTTTCTATTCTACGTCTTGGCTAAACAGGGATGTCTCTCTTTGACATACAGGTCTGTATTATCTATTTTATACCGCTATTGGAATATTATAAGTTGAAGATCAGGGctattttaattattttttgcAACAAAAGGTCAGACCAATTATAATTTACTTTTAGTATACACACTTGTTTATACAAATTGTTTATCCACACTTGTTAATTCCAAATGGAGGTTCCAACAAATGATTTCAATCAAACTGCCTATTTTGGTTGAGCGGTAGGAGGTATAAAAAGGAACTAAATACCTGTGAACACTGGTCTTGACAGGTACCTTTTCTTGGCATCCGGAGGCTGTATCCTAGCTGTTGTCACCATGGGTGTATACAGCTTGCTTCTGCTCGTCTCCACTGTGATCTTTGTGCTGCTGGTGTGTTCACTGAGCCCAGACCGTGTCCATCCATGGGTCTTTGGATTGCAGATGGGTTGGCAAACCTTCTGGCACCTGCTCATACAGTACAGAGAATACTACCTCAATGAGCCCACTGATTCCAGGTACAGCACTGTTCTTAATTCAGTCAAGACTTTCAAAAGGATGTACTTGTGACTTAAATGTTTGTTGTCTTGGTTGTCTGTGCAGTAGATTTCATGAGCAAACCGTAATCTGGGGCTTGGGGGTCAATGAGTTCACAACGAAAACATAACATCAGCTCCACAATAAGTACATTTGAAATAAAGTAATCGTTGTCTCCCAGTCCCAATCCACCAATAAAATGTGGAAAGTACAGAACTTAATCTCAGACTGTTTTACTTTTATTTTCTGTCAGGCTTCTCCTATCAGTGTCCTCCTTGATGCTACTCACCCAGAGAGTCACCTCCGTGTCAATGGACCTACAGGAGGGTGGCAGAGTGACATTAATGACCCAATCACAGGCCAAATGCCGGGTCTTTCTCCCACTCATCAGCTATGCCCTACACTTCACTGCCTTGCTCGGCGGACCCCTGTCCTCATTTGACCAATTTGTCTATTTTGTAGAGCAGATAACCATCAGCCCTCCTCCCCAGCCTTTGTCTGTTGTCTCCTACAAGGTCTTTCAGGTGTTATCTCTGGAGTGGGCTAGGAACTATCTCACTCATCTCCTCAGAGACAATGCCTCCAGTTTGTCCGTCTCCAACAACGTCCTCACCGATGTCTTGTGGGTATGGGGCCTTGCTGTGGTGTTGAGGATCAGATACTACTCCCACTGGAGGATCAGTGAGTGTCTGAATAATGCTGCTGGGCTTGGGTTCAGGGGGATGGTCAGGGAGGACGGCCCAAACTGGAGCGGCCTTTCTGACGGAGATCTTTGGACCACAGAGATGTCCTGCCAGGTGTCCGAATTTGCCCGTCGGTGGAATGGTACGACAGCTACATGGCTACGTAGGCTGGTTTTCCAAAGATGCAAAACTGCTCCGCTGGTAATGACGTTTGGGTTTTCAATCTGGTGGCATGGCTTACATATGGGTCAGTTTGTAGGGTTTCTTGTCTGGGCTGCAGCTGTGAGAGCAGACTACCAGATACACAAGTACTTGAAGCCAAAGCTCACATCTACTAGGAGGAGATTGGTGCACACCTGTCTGGGTTGGTTAAATACTCAGATGGTCATGGCGTGTGTTGTTATTGCAATCGAGCTTCGAAGTACTTCCTCTTTGAGAATATTGGGTCTGACATACACTGGTGTTTTTCCTCTTCTTAACGTTCTATTTATCTTCATTTTATGATAAGATCAAGAATAATCATAACATCTGGGTTTTTAAATGTTGCTGTAAAATGAATTAGTTGATGTTGTTCATAGTAATTGATGCTAAAagcacacctacagtggggaaaaaaagtatttagtcagccaccaattgtgcaagttctcccacttaaaaagatgagagaggcctgtaattttcatcataggtacatgtcaactatgacagacaaaatgagagaaaaaaaatccagaaaatcacattgtaggattttttatgaatttatttgcaaattatggtggaaaataagtatttggtcaataacaaaagtttctcaatactttgttatataccccttgttggcaatgacacaggtcaaacgttttctgtaagtcttcacaaggttttcacacactgttgctggtattttggcccattcctccatgcagatctcctctagagcagtgatgttttggggctgtcgctgggcaacacggactttcaactccctccaaagatgttctatggggttgagatctggagactggctaggccactccaggaccttgaaatgcttcttacgaagccactccttcgttgcccgggcggtgtgtttgggatcattgtcatgctgaaagacccagccacgtttcatcttcaatgcccttgctgatggaaggaggttttcactcaaaatctcacgatacatggccccattcattctttcctttacacggatcagtcgtcctggtccctttgcagaaaaacagccccaaagcatgaagtttccacccccatgcttcacagtaggtatggcgttctttgtcctccaaacacgatgagtttagtttttaccaaaaaagttatattttggtttcatctgaccatatgacattctcccaatcctcttctggatcatccaaatgcactctagcaaacttcagacgggcctggacatgtactggcttaagcagggggacacgtctggcaatgcaggatttgagtccctggcggagt
The DNA window shown above is from Coregonus clupeaformis isolate EN_2021a chromosome 18, ASM2061545v1, whole genome shotgun sequence and carries:
- the mboat4 gene encoding ghrelin O-acyltransferase, producing MEPIQWLCEQHPLLTYQCFSVPFAFLFYVLAKQGCLSLTYRYLFLASGGCILAVVTMGVYSLLLLVSTVIFVLLVCSLSPDRVHPWVFGLQMGWQTFWHLLIQYREYYLNEPTDSRLLLSVSSLMLLTQRVTSVSMDLQEGGRVTLMTQSQAKCRVFLPLISYALHFTALLGGPLSSFDQFVYFVEQITISPPPQPLSVVSYKVFQVLSLEWARNYLTHLLRDNASSLSVSNNVLTDVLWVWGLAVVLRIRYYSHWRISECLNNAAGLGFRGMVREDGPNWSGLSDGDLWTTEMSCQVSEFARRWNGTTATWLRRLVFQRCKTAPLVMTFGFSIWWHGLHMGQFVGFLVWAAAVRADYQIHKYLKPKLTSTRRRLVHTCLGWLNTQMVMACVVIAIELRSTSSLRILGLTYTGVFPLLNVLFIFIL